From Vidua macroura isolate BioBank_ID:100142 chromosome 5, ASM2450914v1, whole genome shotgun sequence, the proteins below share one genomic window:
- the LOC128807759 gene encoding uncharacterized protein LOC128807759 gives MAAPPSPPQRSRHPELRHSATRGCQVSSPHATSLSAPAAPPAATRRSAGPLWRSPHEQRFGPSPCTHPPVGRPRPPPSSPRFKRLNIPAAAPPVSRTGAANGSAALPASPPPRPAPLRILFSPYALGNAYGEKRARGGGGGGTAVIPALIGIPKEHRGKQRGAAPFFLPPTTPRCHLAASPMSRCTHTPPPHPAMSRQRPAHLPRRVPPPPPTRRVLPGVRRKGRSVLPPRWKHRDAGAPPERNNRGIIGRAGTVRKDGPRSRRLRDPVLLCGRGGSPVLEEAEKQHQKKKSKTTKRKIKIKEIRRKKKTRVCVGLRRSRCERFCPCGVDAVVATAAFNSASR, from the exons ATGGCGGCACCGCCGTCACCCCCGCAGCGCTCGCGGCACCCGGAGCTGCGCCACTCAGCAACCCGCGGCTGCCAGGTCTCGTCTCCGCACGCCACTTCACTCTCAGCCCCGGCAGCGCCTCCCGCCGCGACTCGGCGGAGTGCGGGACCGCTCTGGCGCTCCCCACACGAGCAGCGCTTCGGCCCCTCTCCCTGCACGCACCCACCTGTGGGGCGCCCTCGGCCGCCTCCATCATCGCCCCGCTTTAAGCGCTTAAATATCCCCGCGGCGGCACCGCCTGTGTCACGGACCGGGGCTGCGAACGGCAGTGCGGCCCTCCccgcctccccccccccccggcccgccccgctccgcaTCTTGTTTTCTCCATACGCACTTGGAAATGCGTATGGAGAAAAGCGGgctcggggcggggggggggggggcaccgCTGTTATTCCCGCTCTAATCGGGATACCCAAGGAACACCGAGGAAAACAACGCGGCGCAGCCCCGTTCTTTCTCCCCCCCACCACTCCGCGCTGTCACTTGGCTGCTTCCCCCATGTCGCGatgcacacacaccccccccccccaccccgccaTGTCGCGACAGCGCCCCGCGCACCTGCCGCGCCGcgtcccccccccgcccccgacCCGCCGGGTCCTACCGGGGGTGCGGAGAAAGGGACGCTCGGTTCTCCCTCCCCGGTGGAAGCACCGCGATGCCGGCGCTCCCCCAG AAAGGAATAACCGGGGAATAATCGGCCGGGCAGGCACCGTGCGCAAGGATGGACCCCGCTCCCGGAGGCTGCGGGATCCGGTGCTCCTCTGCGGCCGCGGCGGGTCTCCGGTGCTggaagaggcagaaaaacagcaccaaaaaaaaaaatccaaaacaaccaaaagaaaaataaaaataaaagaaataaggcggaaaaaaaaaacccgtgTTTGTGTCGGACTGAGGAGGAGTAGATGCGAGCGGTTCTGCCCGTGCGGGGTCGATGCGGTGGTCGCTACCGCCGCGTTTAACTCCGCCAGTCGGTAG